The following proteins are encoded in a genomic region of Limanda limanda chromosome 22, fLimLim1.1, whole genome shotgun sequence:
- the chd3 gene encoding chromodomain-helicase-DNA-binding protein 3 isoform X3: MSSPLRCCEEDEGMVVHSEGGGFDEEEDDDDDGDRDEDASDINSPAAPRETATAAAAAAAPEEEAEASDREVPCRKKGRPKKKKDTKKKDKEGKPAKAKKRKKIESNVERDSDRERDFGENSDSVASDYGSGEKKKKRKHKERKEKKTKKKKKDDVERDSSQEESSKPMEQKNSAQLAKEWGLEDVDHTFTEEDYSELTNYKAFSQFMRPMIAKKNPKIPMSKMMTILGAKWREFSSNNPFKGNAAAVAAAAAAAAIAVAEQVSAATASPEPPPQPPPIRKAKTKEGKGPGYKKRSKSPRVSDKKKAQAKAKKMAPIRIKLSPIGAKRKKSCSSDDIEEDESEQEDSSVHSSSVRSDSSGRVKKNKRGRPAKKKKKSAISCPAPVPGEEEGEGYETDHQDYCEVCQQGGEIILCDTCPRAHHLVCLEPELDKAPEGKWSCPHCEKEGIQWEAKDEDFEDFEEDSEDRVISDVGAGIMIPIETEEEDDDHMEFCRVCKDGGELLCCDTCTSSYHIHCLNPPLPEIPNGEWLCPRCTCPQIKGRVQKILHWRWGEPPSPIPVPPAPDAEPDAPPPPPMKGRAEREFFVKLVGQSYWHCTWITELQLEIFHSVMYRNYQRKTDMDEPPSLDYGSGGEDENGVGKSEKRRAKDPEYAIMDDKYYKYGIKPEWMMIHRIINHSVDKKATYHYLVKWRDLTYDQCTWERDDLDIPDFAIYKANYWRHRDLIMKEDPDKPRKMRSRNPEGEEDSSASPVTDPTIKYEEQPDFVTSTGGTLHLYQLEGLNWLRFSWSQGTDTILADEMGLGKTIQTIVFLYSLFKEGHTKGPFLVSAPLSTIINWEREFEMWAPDFYVLTYTGDKDSRAIIRENEFTFDDTAVKGGKKTFKLRRDATIKFHVLLTSYELVTIDQTALKSIDWACLVVDEAHRLKNNQSKFFRRLNDYKIDHKLLLTGTPLQNNLEELFHLLNFLTPNRFNNLEGFLEEFADISKEDQIKKLHDLLGPHMLRRLKADVFKNMPAKTELIVRVELSPMQKKYYKLILTKNFEALNTKGGSQVSLLNIMMDLKKCCNHPYLFPVASMEAAKTPSGAYEGSALTKASGKLTLMQKMLRNLKEQGHRVLVFSQMTKMLDLLEDFLDYEGYKYERIDGSVTGALRQEAIDRFNAPGACQFCFLLSTRAGGLGINLATADTVVIFDSDWNPHNDIQAFSRAHRIGQANKVMIYRFVTRASVEERITQVAKRKMMLTHLVVRPGLGSKAGSMSKQELDDILKFGTEELFKDQREGMKNTTGDKVEDEGNVIHYDSTAIERLLDRSQNETDDTDVQNMNEYLSSFKVAQYMVREEDKVEEIEREIIKQEENVDPDYWEKLLRHHYEQQQEDLASKLGKGKRNRKPVNYNDAAQEDQEWHADISDNQSEYSVGSEEEDEDFDDRPEGRRQSRRQMRNEKDKPLPPLLARVGGNLEVLGFNTRQRKAFLNAVMRWGMPSQDAFSSQWLVRDLRGKSEKEFKAYVSLFMRHLCEPVADGAETFADGVPREGLCRQPVLTRIGVMSLVKKKIQEFEHINGRWSLPELKPEVNVDKSSSRASSPAVKTTTPTPDASYSNTPCTSTPATPAPADKLEKNGKEGEKEEDKEEGETLPEKEKGKEKDEGKEVEGNKTGDPEELSSTKETPESASPCQKAENIEEHNLEEAEKKETTDIPAATTEEKKAQEESKEETKQDTELKEEKSEGEKTAEEKEKDNDKREETPTTTEAPDTKEKSEVADVKKEEVKGEKDAGKEVKAAKEEPPRGNGRPPAERPRFMFNIADGGFTELHTLWQNEERAAISSGKMNEIWHRRHDFWLLAGIVIHGYARWQDIQNDPQFAIVNEPFKTQANKGNFLEMKNKFLARRFKLLEQALVIEEQLRRAAYLNMTQDPSHPAMALNARFAEVECLAESHQHLSKESLGGNKPANAVLHKVLNQLEELLSDMKADVTRLPATLSRVPPIAARLQMSERTILSRLASKGTETHTPPPIPPGPYATPQNYGAPFTPAPPSALYMGGANYSQMPPGSFISEAAAAAGATGGAAGGAAGGPTAASVCQKTKEHDVVQRQRVVDLWKDGKSEGAIGQELRMPKSTVHSIIVKYRLSNTVENLPRNGRPKKP; encoded by the exons ATGTCCTCTCCGCTGCGCTGCTGCGAGGAAGACGAGGGCATGGTGGTTCATTCCGAGGGAGGAGGTTTcgatgaagaagaagacgacgacgacgacgggGACAGAGACGAGGACGCAAGCGACATAAACTCTCCGGCGGCGCCTCGGGAAACTGCaacagccgccgccgccgccgccgcgccAG aagaagaggcagaggcGTCAGACAGAGAGGTCCCGTGCAGGAAGAAAGGACggccgaagaagaagaaggacacAAAGAAGAAGGACAAAGAGGGGAAACCTGCAAAAGCAAAGAAACGCAAGAAGATC GAAAGCAATGTAGAGAGAGActcggacagagagagagacttcggCGAGAACTCCGACAGTGTCGCCAGCGACTATGGATctggggagaagaagaaaaagaggaaacataaagaaaggaaggagaagaaaaccaagaagaagaaaaaagatgaCGTGGAGCGGGACAGCAGTCAGGAGGAATCATCAAAG CCAATGGAGCAGAAGAACTCGGCCCAGCTGGCAAAGGAGTGGGGTCTGGAGGATGTTGATCATACCTTCACAGAGGAAGACTACAGCGAACTCACCAACTACAAAGCCTTCAGCCAGTTCATGAG GCCAATGATCGCCAAGAAGAACCCTAAGATCCCCATGTCCAAGATGATGACCATCCTGGGGGCCAAGTGGAGGGAGTTCAGCTCTAACAATCCCTTTAAGGGCAACGCCGCCGCCGTCgctgcggctgctgcagctgctgccatcGCCGTCGCCGAGCAGGTCTCTGCAGCGACCGCCTCGCCTGAGCCGCCGCCACAGCCACCACCAATCAGGAAAGCCAAGACGAAAGAGGGCAAAG GCCCTGGCTACAAAAAGCGCAGTAAAAGCCCTCGAGTCTCAGACAAGAAAAAGGCTCAAGCAAAGGCTAAAAAGATGGCACCCATCCGTATCAAACTGTCGCCCATCGGtgccaagaggaagaagagctgcTCC AGCGATGATATAGAGGAGGACGAGTCTGAGCAGGAGGACTCCAGCGTCCACAGCTCCTCGGTTCGCTCGGACAGCTCCGGCCGTGTCAAGAAGAACAAGCGAGGACGTCctgccaagaagaagaagaaaa GTGCCATTTCATGCCCAGCTCCAGTccctggggaggaggagggcgagggcTACGAGACGGATCATCAGGACTACTGCGAGGTGTGTCAGCAGGGGGGGGAGATCATCCTGTGTGACACGTGTCCCAGAGCTCATCACCTCGTCTGTCTGGAGCCGGAGCTGGACAAGGCCCCCGAGGGCAAGTGGAGCTGCCCGCACTGC GAAAAAGAAGGAATCCAGTGGGAAGCGAAGGACGAGGACTTTGAGGACTTTGAGGAGGACAGCGAGGACAGGGTGATATCAGACGTCGGAGCCGGGATTATGATCCCCAtcgagacggaggaggaggatgacgacCACATGGAGTTCTGTCGGGTGTGCAAAGACGGGGGGGAACTGTTGTGCTGCGACACCTGCACCTCGTCGTACCACATCCACTGTCTCAACCCGCCGCTGCCAGAGATCCCCAACGGAGAGTGGCTGTGTCCACGGTGCACG TGTCCGCAAATCAAAGGTCGCGTCCAGAAAATCCTCCACTGGCGGTGGGGAGAGCCTCCATCGCCGATTCCTGTTCCCCCGGCGCCTGACGCCGAGCCGGACGCCCCCCCGCCGCCACCCATGAAGGGCAGAGCCGAGAGGGAGTTCTTTGTCAAGTTGGTCGGGCAGTCCTACTGGCACTGCACGTGGATCACCGAGCTCCAG CTGGAGATCTTCCACTCGGTGATGTACAGAAACTACCAGAGGAAGACGGACATGGACGAGCCTCCCAGTCTGGATTATGGTTCTGGAGGAGAAGACGAGAACGGAGTGGGAAAGAGCGAAAAGAGGAGGGCTAAGGATCCTGAGTACGCCATCATGGATGACAAATACTACAAGTATGGCATCAAGCCTGAGTGGATGATGATCCACCGCATCATCAACCACAG TGTGGACAAGAAGGCGACGTACCACTACCTGGTGAAGTGGAGAGACCTGACCTACGACCAGTGCACCTGGGAGAGAGACGACCTGGATATCCCTGATTTTGCAATTTACAAGGCCAACTACTGGAGGCACAG AGATTTAATAATGAAGGAGGATCCAGACAAACCCAGGaagatgaggagcaggaaccCAGAGGGTGAAGAGGATTCCTCTGCTTCACCCGTCACTGAC CCTACGATAAAATACGAAGAGCAGCCAGACTTCGTCACATCGACCGGCGGGACGCTGCACCTGTACCAGCTCGAGGGTCTGAACTGGCTTCGGTTTTCTTGGTCCCAGGGCACCGACACCATCCTGGCAGATGAGATGGGCCTCGGCAAAACCATCCAGACCATCGTCTTCCTCTACTCACTTTTCAAAGAG GGTCACACCAAGGGCCCGTTCCTGGTCAGCGCTCCGCTCTCCACCATCATCAACTGGGAGAGGGAGTTCGAGATGTGGGCACCCGACTTCTACGTACTGACATACACGGGAGACAAGGACAGTCGAGCCATCATCAGAGAGAACGAGTTCACCTTCGACGACACGGCTGTCAAAGGAGGAAAGAAGACCTTTAAACTGAGG AGGGATGCTACTATTAAATTCCACGTGCTGCTGACGTCCTATGAGCTGGTGACCATCGACCAGACGGCTCTCAAGTCCATCGACTGGGCCTGTCTGGTGGTGGACGAGGCTCACCGGCTCAAGAACAACCAGTCCAAG TTTTTCCGGCGTCTGAACGATTATAAGATCgaccacaagctgctgctgacgGGAACTCCTCTGCAGAACAACCTGGAGGAGCTGTTCCACCTGCTCAACTTCCTCACGCCCAACCGCTTCAA TAACCTCGAGGGCTTCCTGGAAGAGTTTGCCGACATTTCCAAGGAGGACCAGATCAAGAAGCTCCACGACCTCCTGGGGCCTCACATGCTGCGGAGGCTGAAGGCCGACGTCTTCAAGAACATGCCCGCCAAGACCGAGCTGATTGTCAGGGTGGAGCTGAGCCCGATGCAGAA gaAATACTACAAGTTGATTCTGACCAAGAATTTCGAGGCTCTGAACACGAAGGGAGGAAGCCAGGTGTCACTGCTCAACATCATGATGGACCTCAAGAAGTGCTGCAACCACCCCTACCTCTTCCCTGTGGCCTccatg GAAGCTGCGAAAACACCCAGCGGTGCTTACGAGGGGTCGGCCCTCACCAAGGCTTCCGGGAAACTGACGCTGATGCAGAAAATGCTGAGGAATCTGAAAGAGCAGGGGCACCGGGTGCTTGTGTTCTCACAG ATGACTAAAATGCTGGACTTGTTGGAGGACTTCCTGGACTATGAGGGTTATAAGTACGAGAGGATTGACGGAAGCGTCACGGGAGCTCTGAGACAAGAGGCCATCGACCGCTTCAACG CTCCTGGTGCTTGTCAGTTTTGTTTCCTGCTCTCAACCAGAGCCGGAGGTCTGGGGATCAACTTGGCCACAGCTGACACAGTCGTCATCTTCGACTCGGACTGGAATCCTCACAACGACATACAG GCGTTCAGCCGAGCCCACCGAATCGGGCAGGCCAACAAGGTCATGATCTATCGCTTTGTGACCCGAGCCAGCGTGGAGGAGCGGATCACCCAGGTGGCCAAGAGGAAAATGATGCTGACCCACCTGGTGGTCCGGCCGGGCCTCGGGTCCAAGGCAGGCTCCATGAGCAAACAGGAACTGGACGACATCCTCAAGTTTGGAACAGAGGAGCTCTTCAAGGATCAGAGAGAAG GTATGAAAAACACCACAGGGGATAAAGTGGAGGACGAGGGAAACGTCATCCACTACGACAGCACGGCCATCGAGAGGCTGCTGGACCGAAGCCAGAACGAAACCGACGACACGGACGTCCAGAACATGAACGAGTACCTCAGCTCCTTTAAAGTGGCCCAGTACATGGTGCGAGAGGAGGATAAG GTGGAGGAGATCGAGCGGGAGATCATCAAGCAGGAGGAGAACGTAGACCCTGATTATTGGGAGAAGCTGCTGCGGCACCActacgagcagcagcaggaggacctCGCCAGCAAACTGGGTAAAGGCAAGAGGAACCGCAAGCCCGTCAACTACAACGACGCAGCCCAGGAGGACCAAG AGTGGCATGCTGACATTTCAGATAACCAGTCCGAGTATTCAGTGGgctccgaggaggaggacgaggacttTGACGATCGACCAGAGG GTCGAAGGCAGTCGCGACGCCAAATGAGGAATGAGAAAGATaaacctctgcctcctctcctggCCAGAGTTGGAGGCAACCTTGAG GTGCTGGGCTTTAACACACGCCAGCGGAAGGCCTTCCTGAACGCAGTGATGCGCTGGGGGATGCCGTCTCAGGACGCCTTTTCCTCCCAGTGGCTGGTGAGAGACCTCAGGGGCAAATCTGAAAAAGAATTCAA AGCGTACGTGTCTCTCTTCATGCGTCACCTGTGCGAGCCGGTGGCTGACGGCGCGGAGACGTTCGCAGACGGCGTCCCGAGGGAGGGCCTGTGTCGCCAGCCGGTCCTCACGCGGATCGGCGTCATGTCCCTCGTCAAGAAGAAG ATCCAGGAGTTTGAGCACATCAACGGACGGTGGAGTCTCCCAGAGCTCAAGCCTGAGGTCAACGTGGACAAGTCCTCCTCCAGGGCCTCCTCTCCCGCAGTGAAGACCACCACGCCCACGCCAGACGCCAGCTACAGCAACACACCGTGCACCTCCACGCCAG CGACCCCTGCTCCTGCAGACAAGCTGGAAAAGAAcggaaaggagggagagaaggaggaggacaaagaggagggtGAGACCCTGccggagaaagagaaagggaaggagaaGGATGAGGGGAAAGAGGTGGAGGGCAACAAGACTGGAGACCCTGAAGAG CTGTCCTCGACAAAAGAGACACCAGAGAGTGCGTCTCCTTGTCAAAAAGCCGAAAATATAGAGGAGCACAACCTGGAAGAGGCGGAGAAGAAAGAAACGACAGACATTCCAGCTGCCacgacagaggagaagaaagcgCAGGAGGAGAGCAAAGAGGAGACGAAGCAAGACACGGAgttaaaagaagagaaatcag AAGGAGAGAAGACGgcggaggaaaaggaaaaagacaacGATAAGCGCGAAGAGACGCCCACGACAACGGAAGCGCCAGACACCAAGGAGAAGTCGGAGGTGGCCGACGTGAAGAAAG aggaggtcaaaggtgaaaaaGATGCCGGAAAAGAAGTCAAAGCGGCGAAGGAGGAACCGCCCAGAGGTAACGGGAGACCTCCTGCTGAGCGACCTCGCTTCATGTTCAACATCGCCGACGGCGGATTTACTG AGCTGCACACTCTCTGGCAGAACGAGGAGCGGGCCGCCATCTCCTCGGGGAAGATGAACGAGATCTGGCACCGCCGACACGACTTCTGGCTGCTGGCGGGAATTGTGAT TCACGGCTACGCCCGGTGGCAGGACATCCAGAACGATCCCCAGTTCGCCATCGTCAACGAGCCGTTCAAGACGCAGGCCAACAAAGGCAACTTCCTGGAGATGAAGAACAAGTTCCTGGCTCGACGCTTCAAG ctgctggagcaggCGCTGGTGATCGAGGAGCAGCTGCGGCGGGCGGCCTACCTGAACATGACCCAGGACCCCAGCCATCCGGCCATGGCGCTCAACGCTCGCTTTGCGGAGGTGGAGTGCCTGGCGGAGTCGCACCAGCACCTCAGCAAGGAGTCGCTGGGGGGGAACAAGCCCGCCAACGCTGTCCTGCACAAAG TGTTGAACCAGTTGGAGGAGCTGCTGAGCGACATGAAGGCCGACGTGACCCGGCTGCCGGCCACCTTGTCCAGGGTTCCCCCGATCGCCGCCCGCCTGCAGATGTCCGAGCGGACCATCCTCAGCCGGCTGGCGAGCAAGGGCACAGAGACGCACACGCCCCCG CCCATACCTCCAGGACCCTACGCCACCCCTCAGAACTACGGAGCCCCCTTCACCCCTGCACCCCCGAGCGCCCTCTACATGGGAGGGGCCAACTACAGTCAGATGCCACCAGGATCCTTCATATCAG